In Fusarium oxysporum Fo47 chromosome XII, complete sequence, one DNA window encodes the following:
- a CDS encoding amidase signature domain-containing protein: MATYKETVSAALQHRDIGLGKVEPKLQGIPDELPLSSQSLPQGVLTAREIEITEKYSVIELLDVLRKREIKVEEVTRAFLRRAALAQVATNCLVELMWDQAIERAKYLDSLPEPKGKLFGLPISTKEHHGMVGDNVSTHASFVAWIGKAHGSNLLYDHLYDEGCVFYVRTTQPQTIMHLETISNIYGRTVNPYNRDLTAGGSSGGEGALLGFRGSILGVGGDIGGSVRCPAAHNGIYAFKPTLKRISVMGARSIMVGKETVSSTPGPMTVDRESLELFMEIALSNKPWLIDPSLTAKPWTPFKFDRPLKVAVQWWDGVVQPHPPMTRALKEVAEACRKAGMEVVDWDCEPLDHKKGWEILSALYWPDGGKEALGLMEAAGEPVLPLTKFIIQEQPSVKDLTMHELWELCTKRDDYRAAYARAWSYTSKNDGREVDVILCPPFPGAAAPHDQSRYWGYTSHWNLLDYPAAVFPVTTVDPEKDPKDLNYVPKNEDDKFNYDLYSPEKYANMPINLQIVGRRQYDEKRRDINSIVGTYTIDHIKDSRLLNYVYSGLCFSLSIELLVTPPPVNRCLYPVVCISFSVSSKNSRKVVCPIIRRKKVRRMVMSRMEHRASLIQSQGRTILITGCSDDSLGSALALAMKDRGWRVFPSGRNLAKLSKVKEAGLECIEMDVGSDESVSAAVEKVKQITGGSLDALLNNAGTGYSMPIIHVDIATSHGLFELNVFSIIRVTQAFFPLLLKSTHGALLINNTSASGLLGAGIPFQGTYAASKAAAASVTESLRVELAPFGIRAINLFTGGVKSTFHNNSPDAELPKDSIYNIAKEAIEATMNGNEAGMNKPDAMTWAKQVAGDLSQRKPPYLIFRGGSAGLARLGTLFPTGTFDSTVKQLGGIDVLERKLKEAKSTPKPQ; encoded by the exons ATGGCAACTTATAAAGAAACAGTATCAGCTGCCTTACAACATCGCGATATCGGCCTTGGCAAGGTCGAGCCAAAGCTACAGGGCATCCCCGATGAGCTTCCTCTCAGCTCTCAAAGCCTTCCTCAAGGTGTCTTGACTGCACGTGAGATTGAGATCACAGAAAAGTATTCAGTGATCGAGCTGCTCGATGTCCTCCGTAAGCGAGagatcaaggttgaggaggtgaCACGTGCATTCTTGCGGAGAGCGGCACTCGCTCAAGTTGCT ACCAACTGTTTAGTTGAACTTATGTGGGATCAAGCCATTGAGCGAGCCAAGTACCTCGACTCGCTACCGGAACCCAAGGGGAAGCTCTTCGGTCTTCCCATTTCCACTAAGGAGCATCACGGAATGGTTGGGGATAACGTCTCAACTCATGCCTCATTCGTTGCATGGATTGGCAAAGCCCACGGCTCCAACCTTCTCTATGACCACTTGTATGACGAAGGCTGCGTCTTCTACGTGCGGACTACTCAACCTCAAACTATCATGCATCTTGAGACCATCAGCAACATCTATGGACGGACAGTCAACCCCTACAACCGTGATTTGACGGCTGGTGGCAGCAGTGGTGGCGAGGGAGCTTTGCTCGGCTTCCGTGGAAGCATCTTG ggtgttggtggtgataTTGGTGGCAGTGTCCGTTGCCCAGCTGCCCACAACGGAATCTATGCCTTCAA GCCAACTCTCAAGCGAATCTCAGTCATGGGCGCGCGATCGATCATGGTCGGCAAAGAGACCGTTTCCTCAACACCTGGACCGATGACGGTTGACCGCGAGTCCCTCGAACTGTTCATGGAAATTGCCTTGTCAAACAAGCCATGGCTCATTGATCCTTCCCTTACAGCCAAGCCATGGACTCCTTTCAAATTCGACAGACCTCTGAAGGTTGCGGTTCAGTGGTGGGACGGTGTTGTCCAGCCCCATCCTCCCATGACAAGAGCTCTGAAGGAGGTTGCTGAAGCTTGTCGCAAAGCTGGTATGGAAGTTGTAGACTGGGACTGTGAGCCTTTGGATCACAAGAAGGGATGGGAGATTCTATCAGCATTGTACTGGCCCGATGGAGGCAAGGAGGCTCTTGGGCTCATGGAGGCCGCTGGGGAGCCTGTACTTCCATTGACAAAGTTCATTATTCAGGAGCAACCCAGCGTGAAGGATTTGACGATGCATGAGCTTTGGGAG CTGTGCACCAAGCGCGATGATTACCGGGCAGCATATGCTCGCGCTTGGTCATACACAAGCAAGAACGACGGAAGAGAGGTTGATGTGATTCTGTGCCCGCCATTCCCTGGAGCAGCAGCGCCTCATGATCAATCACGGTACTGGGGCTACACTTCACACTGGAACCTGCTTGACTA CCCCGCTGCAGTCTTCCCAGTAACAACAGTCGATCCTGAGAAGGACCCCAAGGATCTAAACTATGTCCCCAAGAACGAGGACGACAAGTTCAACTATGACTTGTACAGCCCCGAGAAATACGCCAACATGCCTATCAACCTGCAAATTGTTGGACGAAGGCAGTATGATGAGAAG CGACGTGATATCAATTCGATAGTTGGGACATACACCATAGATCATATAAAAGACTCAAGACTTCTGAATTATGTGTACTCTGGATTATGCTTTTCGCTAAGCATTGAGCTCCTAGTAACGCCACCTCCAGTGAATAGATGTTTATACCC GGTTGTTTGTATATCCTTTTCTGTTTCCTCTAAAAATTCCCGCAAAGTCGTCTGCCCAATTATTCGACGCAAAAAGGTTCGGAGAATGGTGATGTCCCGGATGGAACATCGGGCTTCATTGATCCAATCACAAGGC CGCACCATCTTGATAACAGGCTGCTCTGACGACAGTCTTGGTTCTGCCCTGGCACTGGCAATGAAAGATCGTGGATGGCGTGTCTTCCCCTCCGGGCGTAACCTAGCGAAGTTGAGTAAGGTTAAGGAAGCCGGCCTCGAATGCATCGAAATGGATGTTGGCTCGGATGAATCCGTCTCAGCAGCCGTTGAGAAAGTCAAGCAAATTACTGGCGGCTCACTGGACGCGTTACTCAACAATGCTGGCACCGGCTACAGCATGCCTATTATCCATGTAGACATCGCCACGAGTCACGGACTCTTCGAACTCAACGTCTTCTCTATCATCAGAGTCACCCAAGCCTTttttcctctccttctcaagtctACCCACGGCGCTTTACTTATCAACAACACCTCCGCATCTGGCCTTCTCGGAGCTGGTATCCCATTCCAAGGAACTTATGCAGCATCCAAAGCCGCTGCAGCCAGTGTGACTGAGAGTTTGAGAGTCGAACTCGCGCCCTTTGGCATCCGGGCGATCAACCTGTTCACTGGTGGTGTCAAGTCTACTTTTCACAACAATTCACCTGATGCTGAGCTTCCCAAGGACTCGATATacaacatcgccaaggaGGCTATCGAAGCTACCATGAATGGCAACGAAGCAGGGATGAACAAACCTGATGCGATGACCTGGGCGAAACAGGTCGCTGGAGATTTGAGTCAACGTAAACCACCTTATCTAATCTTTCGAGGTGGTAGTGCTGGTTTGGCTCGCCTAGGCACTCTGTTTCCGACGGGCACCTTCGACTCGACTGTCAAACAACTTGGTGGCATAGACGTGTTGGAGAGAAAGCTGAAAGAGGCAAAGTCGACCCCTAAGCCTCAGTGA